One stretch of Mesotoga infera DNA includes these proteins:
- a CDS encoding amino acid ABC transporter permease, which produces SSLVSVIALGDLTMKARQVGTQTLAVFEAYIVLAACYLVMTSLVSLAGRILERRLAIP; this is translated from the coding sequence AGCTCTCTCGTATCGGTCATAGCACTGGGAGATCTTACAATGAAAGCGAGACAGGTCGGAACTCAGACGCTGGCGGTCTTTGAAGCGTATATAGTACTAGCAGCCTGTTATCTCGTAATGACCTCTCTTGTATCTCTCGCGGGAAGGATACTTGAAAG